The Candidatus Syntrophosphaera sp. genome includes a region encoding these proteins:
- the gdhA gene encoding NADP-specific glutamate dehydrogenase has product MEEIMTFQDFMNKVAARNPGEPEFLQAVEEVIETVWDVYIDTPRFVKANILERLVEPERVIMFRVPWMDDKGEIHVQRGYRVQFNSAIGPYKGGLRFHPSVTLSILKFLGFEQIFKNSLTTLPMGGGKGGSDFDAKGKSDAEIMRFCQSFMAELFRHIGPDTDVPAGDIGVGGREIGFLYGYYRKLVNEFTGVLTGKGRAWGGSLIRPEATGFGVVYFAEEMLKTQGKSFDGLKVALSGFGNVAWGAAQKINELGGKVVTLSGPDGYIIDEEGVSGEKIDYLLELRASNNDRVIDYADVFPNAKFIEGRRPWEVPVDVAIPCATQNELDANDAKALVKNGCFCLTEAANMPCTPDAVEVFMNARILFAPGKAANAGGVATSGLEMTQNSMRLGWNRDEVDERLHGIMKNIHEACRANGQQADGFVNYVKGANIAGFLKVANAMCDQGLI; this is encoded by the coding sequence ATGGAGGAAATCATGACCTTTCAGGATTTCATGAACAAGGTCGCGGCCAGAAATCCGGGCGAACCGGAATTTCTGCAAGCCGTGGAAGAAGTTATCGAAACCGTTTGGGACGTCTATATCGACACGCCCCGCTTTGTGAAGGCAAACATTTTGGAACGCCTGGTCGAGCCCGAGCGCGTGATCATGTTTCGCGTGCCCTGGATGGACGACAAGGGTGAGATCCACGTCCAGCGCGGATACCGGGTGCAGTTCAACAGCGCCATCGGCCCTTACAAGGGCGGCTTGCGCTTCCACCCCAGCGTCACCCTCTCCATCCTCAAGTTCCTCGGCTTTGAGCAGATCTTCAAGAACAGCCTCACCACCCTGCCCATGGGCGGCGGCAAGGGCGGTTCGGATTTCGACGCCAAAGGCAAGTCCGACGCCGAGATCATGCGTTTCTGCCAATCTTTCATGGCCGAACTTTTCCGCCATATCGGCCCGGACACCGACGTTCCCGCCGGAGATATCGGCGTGGGCGGCCGCGAGATCGGCTTCCTGTATGGCTATTATAGAAAGCTGGTGAACGAATTCACCGGCGTGCTCACCGGCAAGGGCAGGGCCTGGGGCGGAAGCCTCATCCGCCCTGAAGCCACCGGATTCGGCGTCGTCTATTTCGCCGAGGAGATGCTCAAGACCCAGGGCAAGTCCTTCGACGGCCTCAAAGTGGCCCTCTCCGGATTTGGCAACGTGGCCTGGGGCGCCGCGCAAAAGATCAACGAACTGGGCGGAAAGGTCGTCACCCTCTCCGGACCGGACGGATACATCATCGATGAGGAAGGCGTCTCCGGCGAAAAGATCGACTATCTGCTCGAGCTCCGCGCCTCCAACAACGACCGCGTCATCGACTACGCGGATGTCTTCCCCAATGCCAAATTCATCGAAGGTAGGCGCCCCTGGGAAGTGCCGGTCGACGTCGCCATCCCCTGCGCCACCCAGAACGAGCTGGACGCCAACGACGCCAAAGCGCTGGTCAAGAATGGCTGTTTCTGCCTTACCGAAGCTGCCAACATGCCCTGCACTCCCGATGCCGTGGAAGTCTTCATGAACGCCAGGATCCTCTTCGCGCCGGGCAAAGCCGCCAACGCCGGCGGTGTGGCCACCAGCGGTCTGGAAATGACCCAAAACTCCATGCGCCTGGGCTGGAACCGTGACGAGGTCGACGAACGCCTGCACGGGATCATGAAAAACATCCACGAAGCCTGCCGTGCCAATGGCCAGCAAGCCGACGGATTCGTGAACTACGTCAAGGGCGCCAACATCGCCGGTTTCCTCAAGGTCGCCAACGCCATGTGCGACCAGGGGCTGATCTAA
- a CDS encoding 6-phosphofructokinase — protein MKLEGKVVIAQGGGPTAVINQSLVGVTLEARKFPQVTRVYGALYGVQGIVNENFIDLTQETTHNLEQVADTPSSALLSTRDKPDEHYCREIFKVLKAHDARYFFYIGGNDSADTVRIVNEQADQADYEFRAIHIPKTIDNDLVLNDHTPGYGSAARFVASAFTGVNLDNRALPGVYIGVVMGRHAGFLTAASALAQKYPDDGPHLIYMPERPFSREKFLRDVKRVYDELGRCVIAVSEGIVNDQGVPMMTILTNNTETDAHGNVQLSGTGMLGDLLSDLVRSKLGIKRVRSDTFGYLQRSFIGCVSDVDQREAREVGERAAHYAIWYNLDGSISIQRTGFYSVNYQLEKLSEVARKTRHMPDEYINSAANGVTDDFKYYLRPLLGSGFHTAHRLRAPNVGKLLDGNA, from the coding sequence ATGAAATTGGAAGGAAAGGTCGTGATCGCCCAGGGTGGCGGACCGACCGCCGTGATCAACCAATCCCTGGTCGGAGTGACTTTGGAAGCCCGCAAATTCCCGCAGGTCACGAGGGTGTACGGAGCTCTCTATGGAGTGCAGGGAATCGTGAATGAAAACTTCATCGACCTGACCCAGGAAACCACCCACAACCTCGAACAGGTGGCGGACACGCCCTCTTCCGCGCTGCTTTCCACGCGGGACAAGCCGGACGAGCATTACTGCCGCGAGATCTTCAAGGTCCTCAAAGCCCACGACGCCCGCTATTTCTTCTATATCGGAGGCAACGATTCCGCCGACACGGTGCGCATCGTGAACGAGCAGGCGGACCAGGCCGATTATGAATTCCGCGCCATCCACATCCCCAAGACCATCGACAATGACCTCGTCCTCAACGACCACACCCCCGGATACGGCTCCGCCGCGAGATTCGTGGCCTCGGCCTTCACCGGCGTCAACCTGGACAACCGCGCCCTGCCCGGGGTCTATATCGGAGTCGTGATGGGCCGCCATGCCGGGTTCCTCACCGCCGCTTCCGCTTTGGCGCAGAAGTATCCCGATGACGGGCCGCACCTGATCTACATGCCGGAACGCCCTTTCAGCCGGGAAAAATTCCTCAGGGACGTCAAACGCGTTTACGACGAACTGGGAAGATGCGTGATCGCCGTTTCCGAAGGCATCGTCAACGACCAGGGCGTGCCGATGATGACCATCCTCACCAACAACACCGAAACCGACGCCCACGGCAACGTCCAGCTTTCCGGAACGGGCATGCTCGGCGACCTGCTTTCCGACCTCGTGCGGAGCAAACTGGGCATCAAAAGGGTGCGTTCGGACACCTTTGGCTATCTCCAGCGCTCTTTCATCGGCTGCGTTTCGGACGTGGACCAGCGCGAAGCCCGCGAAGTCGGCGAACGCGCTGCGCATTACGCCATCTGGTACAACCTGGACGGCTCGATCTCCATCCAGCGCACCGGATTCTATTCCGTGAACTACCAGCTCGAAAAACTCTCGGAGGTGGCCCGCAAAACCCGCCACATGCCTGATGAATACATCAATTCAGCCGCCAACGGGGTCACGGACGACTTCAAGTATTACCTCCGCCCGCTCCTGGGCTCGGGATTCCATACCGCCCACCGTTTGCGCGCCCCCAATGTGGGAAAATTGCTGGATGGAAACGCTTGA
- a CDS encoding ATP-binding protein, whose protein sequence is MTEQKDDPQPASSAANETIPEQQTVPNAFSTELLEISPEQRADFFNRLALNPAAHTTADVLSSLGFRNDEGKLSFIRDHIVWPVSEQDILHTLKEIFAERSETESAPFFRKLGTVTNSRALRLIAKTDPETDGKPFWHTEWSFLFPFQNGLLKVESNRLELVPYAEAKVLVPAEAIKPHSLDLTDETVKKAYWQESDFYKLTLNQATDPKTNQLDGNLHEAIMMALAKTCHLHFNPVDPCAVIISEQTEPGQRNAGGTGKGILMQAVTHMGSKVSRIDGKNFDIKYPHALQGITAETRVVWVDEVDETEEVLNAFYNGLTDGFMINPKNCKPLVIPPERAPRVVFTTNSPGTGTNDSDLRRRFDVPLFRWYNSNHQPTDDFGKVLFGPEWTDEDWNRFYLVMAIACFRFLEQGCATGRMPRCKKAKLLLEQAALNEIDGDLREHFEELYGDSMEQGTAFNVVSKKDLEQFKHNYPGSSANVSNSTAYNNFLEGWLRLKGWNLERNQTRVRVDGKQVRAVKAIPQRVEIKPAARQTPPADTAGEACSKAS, encoded by the coding sequence ATGACAGAACAAAAAGATGACCCGCAGCCTGCAAGCAGCGCTGCAAACGAAACCATTCCCGAACAACAAACGGTCCCCAACGCGTTCAGTACCGAACTGCTGGAGATCTCGCCCGAACAAAGGGCGGATTTCTTCAACCGTCTGGCCTTGAATCCCGCGGCACACACCACAGCCGACGTTTTGAGCTCGCTCGGATTCAGAAACGACGAGGGAAAGCTCAGCTTCATCAGGGACCACATCGTCTGGCCCGTTTCCGAACAAGACATCCTGCACACTTTGAAGGAGATCTTCGCGGAGAGGTCGGAAACTGAATCAGCGCCATTCTTTCGAAAACTCGGAACTGTAACCAATTCCCGCGCCTTGAGGCTGATCGCCAAGACCGATCCCGAAACGGACGGAAAGCCGTTCTGGCACACGGAGTGGAGCTTCCTGTTCCCCTTCCAGAACGGTTTGCTTAAGGTCGAGAGCAACAGGCTGGAGCTTGTCCCCTACGCTGAAGCGAAGGTTTTGGTCCCCGCGGAGGCAATCAAACCGCACTCGCTCGACCTCACTGATGAAACCGTGAAAAAAGCTTACTGGCAGGAATCGGACTTCTACAAGCTGACCCTGAATCAAGCCACCGACCCCAAAACCAATCAACTCGATGGCAACCTTCACGAAGCGATCATGATGGCTTTGGCCAAAACCTGCCACCTGCATTTCAACCCCGTCGATCCCTGCGCGGTGATCATCTCGGAGCAGACCGAGCCCGGCCAACGCAATGCCGGCGGCACCGGCAAGGGCATTTTGATGCAGGCAGTAACGCACATGGGGAGCAAGGTTTCCCGTATCGACGGAAAGAACTTCGACATCAAGTATCCCCATGCCTTGCAAGGGATTACGGCTGAGACAAGGGTCGTTTGGGTGGACGAAGTCGACGAGACCGAGGAAGTGCTCAACGCTTTCTACAACGGCCTCACCGACGGCTTTATGATCAATCCCAAGAATTGCAAGCCCCTCGTGATACCGCCGGAAAGGGCGCCCAGAGTGGTTTTCACCACCAACTCGCCAGGAACCGGGACCAACGACTCCGACCTCCGCCGCAGGTTCGACGTCCCCCTCTTCCGCTGGTACAACTCCAACCACCAGCCCACCGACGATTTCGGAAAAGTGCTCTTTGGACCAGAGTGGACCGACGAGGATTGGAACAGGTTCTACCTCGTCATGGCCATCGCCTGCTTCCGCTTTTTGGAGCAAGGCTGCGCGACGGGTAGAATGCCCCGCTGCAAAAAGGCCAAACTCCTGCTCGAACAAGCCGCTCTGAACGAGATAGATGGCGACCTCCGGGAGCATTTTGAGGAACTTTACGGCGACAGCATGGAACAGGGAACTGCCTTCAACGTGGTTTCCAAAAAGGATCTGGAGCAGTTCAAACACAATTATCCCGGCAGCTCGGCCAATGTCAGCAACTCAACGGCCTATAACAATTTTCTGGAAGGATGGCTGCGCCTCAAGGGCTGGAATCTCGAGCGGAATCAGACCCGCGTCCGTGTCGATGGCAAACAGGTGCGGGCGGTGAAAGCCATTCCCCAAAGAGTTGAGATCAAGCCTGCTGCAAGGCAAACGCCACCCGCAGATACAGCAGGGGAAGCTTGCTCCAAGGCCTCCTGA
- the dnaX gene encoding DNA polymerase III subunit gamma/tau: protein MSYIVLARKYRPQTFSEVYAQEHITEILQSAITSNRIAHAYLFTGPRGVGKTSMARIMAKNLNCVEGPTITPCNKCSNCLEIAAGTSSAVIEIDGASNTGVDDIRELQRELLYAPTNSKYKIYIIDEVHMLSKSAFNALLKTLEEPPDNVLFIFATTEPFKVLPTIISRCQRYDFKRIPIDSIVRRLKELMREEKIEVDNESLHIIARKADGSLRDALSLLDQVISYCQDKVTVAKVREIFGLIPTQIYCNLMKLIHSGDNPALLAELQQIFEQGTDLQELINNMMEFLRIVILRKLGMSPLEITAEEYPAYDEIAALFSQTNLLYVMSLLMQTRTEIKSSGNPYLIFEMMMIKLCRLDEMEDISQILSKLSSQPVARSASPVQKPAPQPIPQSVPQKKAEQTHAPEPETHAKLEFNQENLLKVRDRLIARIRPGSNITGMALADSEFEALNGNKLRLKVKTTTYHNTLSGKKEEIQQVLSEFFSHPVRLELELLETQPPTKVEIRRKTLEDLKSQDENLARFIEVTDSKLIN from the coding sequence ATGAGCTACATAGTACTTGCCAGAAAATACCGGCCGCAGACCTTTTCCGAGGTCTACGCGCAGGAACATATCACGGAGATCCTGCAAAGCGCGATCACCAGCAACCGCATCGCCCATGCCTATCTGTTCACCGGGCCGCGCGGAGTGGGGAAGACCTCCATGGCCCGGATCATGGCCAAAAACCTGAACTGCGTGGAAGGGCCGACCATCACGCCCTGCAACAAGTGCAGCAACTGCCTGGAGATTGCCGCGGGCACCTCATCCGCGGTGATCGAGATCGACGGGGCCTCGAATACTGGCGTCGACGACATCCGCGAGCTGCAAAGGGAACTGCTCTACGCGCCCACCAACTCCAAATATAAGATCTACATCATCGACGAAGTGCACATGCTCTCCAAGAGCGCGTTCAACGCCTTGCTCAAGACCCTGGAAGAGCCGCCGGACAACGTTCTCTTCATCTTTGCCACCACCGAGCCCTTCAAGGTGCTGCCCACCATCATCTCCCGCTGCCAGCGCTACGATTTCAAGCGCATCCCCATCGATTCGATCGTCAGGAGGCTGAAAGAGCTGATGCGGGAGGAGAAGATCGAGGTCGACAACGAATCCCTGCACATCATCGCGCGGAAGGCGGACGGCAGTTTGCGTGACGCCCTTTCCCTGCTGGACCAGGTCATCTCCTATTGCCAGGACAAGGTCACGGTCGCCAAGGTGCGCGAGATCTTCGGGCTGATTCCCACCCAGATCTACTGCAACCTGATGAAGCTGATCCACTCTGGCGACAATCCAGCTCTGCTGGCGGAATTGCAGCAGATCTTCGAACAGGGCACCGACCTGCAGGAACTGATCAATAACATGATGGAATTCCTGCGCATCGTGATCCTGCGCAAGCTGGGGATGTCACCCCTGGAGATCACAGCCGAGGAATATCCCGCCTACGACGAGATCGCCGCGCTGTTTAGCCAGACCAACCTGCTTTATGTCATGAGCCTGCTGATGCAGACCAGAACTGAGATCAAAAGCAGCGGCAACCCCTACCTGATATTCGAGATGATGATGATCAAACTCTGCCGCCTGGATGAGATGGAGGATATCTCGCAGATACTGTCCAAGCTCTCCTCCCAGCCCGTGGCCAGGAGCGCCAGCCCGGTCCAGAAACCCGCGCCTCAGCCCATTCCGCAGAGCGTGCCTCAGAAAAAGGCTGAACAAACGCATGCCCCCGAACCCGAAACCCACGCGAAACTGGAATTCAACCAGGAAAACCTCCTCAAGGTCCGGGACAGGCTGATCGCCAGGATCAGGCCGGGCAGCAATATAACCGGCATGGCGCTGGCCGATTCGGAATTCGAAGCCCTCAACGGGAACAAACTCCGCCTCAAGGTTAAAACCACCACCTATCACAACACCCTTTCGGGCAAGAAAGAAGAGATCCAACAAGTCCTGAGCGAGTTTTTCAGCCACCCCGTCCGGCTCGAACTGGAACTCCTGGAAACCCAGCCCCCCACCAAGGTCGAGATCAGACGCAAGACCCTGGAAGACCTGAAGAGCCAGGACGAAAACCTCGCCCGCTTCATCGAGGTCACCGATTCCAAGCTGATCAACTGA